TGATGGGCATGATAGCCAAGTAAAAACTGACTTTGCATGTTTTGTAAGATTGGCAAGGAAGCATATTCTTCCAATGAAAGGTGTTTATATAAATGATAATTTTCATGTTGAGGTCTTCTAGCAATAAAGTAATACTCGGATATGACTCGATCAATCGGGTTTCTTAACAAGGTTATATAATGGTATTTATTTGGTTTAAAATATTCATGAGCTCCGTAACGCATATGACCAATTACACAGTCATAGTTATGATTGGATATCTTGGTTAAAGTTTTCTTTATTGGTGGTCTATAAACTTCAGCGATATTTTGGTAATTTTGTTTAACTATATGTTTTAATGATGTGCCACCTGTTTTGGGGATATGGAGGTGAAATAACATGTTAATTTTCCCTCCTCATTAAGTTGTCGAAATTGTTTAGTTTCCTCTTTTCTTTTGGAGTTAGTGTGGAAATCTTTTTTTGAAGTCTTTTTTGCATTTGTTCGTATAAAATATAGTCAAGTTGATTTTTTTTTCTGATTTTTTGAATCAATTGGTCGGGTATACCATTCTTTTTTAATCGATTTTTATTTGTGTTTAACATTTTGTAGTG
This portion of the Bacillus carboniphilus genome encodes:
- a CDS encoding sulfotransferase family 2 domain-containing protein; the protein is MLFHLHIPKTGGTSLKHIVKQNYQNIAEVYRPPIKKTLTKISNHNYDCVIGHMRYGAHEYFKPNKYHYITLLRNPIDRVISEYYFIARRPQHENYHLYKHLSLEEYASLPILQNMQSQFLLGYHAHQNLTIADLKIIKERINSGEITAGITEEFEKSLTLFSTKFNWKVKMNVVLNKNNMRPINSTIPPVQIATIKRHNLIDLELYSYVKKYLKKE